The Kryptolebias marmoratus isolate JLee-2015 linkage group LG1, ASM164957v2, whole genome shotgun sequence sequence aacctgtttttcttttgacaggAGGCACAGATGTTATCAGACGGCctgataaaatctgttttccacTGTAGTTTACGATGATGATGAAGGAACCTCTTCATACTTGATGATCACACAGATCCAATGTGTCTTTGTAATTAAAGATTAATGTGTTTGCATGGCCTCATTCTTCATAGACAGGCcacacagatttacacagaTAATCAATATTCTCCATATGTTCTAACTTGTATATCCACAACAGATAAAGGACAAATccatgttgtaaaaaaataaataaatgctgtctATTTAAATTAGACACTTTCGGAGACCTCAAATCTCTGCCAAGGCCATTGGATCATAAAAAATGGTGGTGAACTGAATTGTTATCACCACTATAATTTAATCTCTTGTAGTTTTagacaactccaacatttcctgaaaatttcattaggatctgttcattagatttttttaagtaatcatGCTAAACTTTGCTGTTGAGTAAATTGTAGTTTCTCCGCCGCTCCGCCGGGGGGCGCTGTGGCTCCACGGAGGAGGTAAAAGCCGACCCCGGTGTTGTCTTGGGAAGTTAACCACTGGGTAAAGAAGGGCATGGCTGGAGGAGcgacacacaaaaatatatatttacaaatataacatgatgttttagttttacgAGAGTAAACTGTGTTTGCGGGCCTTGTAAACGTAGGTAATAAAATCAAGTAAAAGTAGAACATGTCATAAGATGCAGTTTAGCGCGCATTTTGATATAATCGACCTGAAACTTTGATCGCGGTCACCATTAGGTTAAAATTTCACAAACTATTTGAAAGAAACTCTCTGATTTATGAGCCGAATCAAAAAGGACTCATTTGTTAGTAAATTGGGTCGGTTTTTAACACGTTTTATATATCAGATATTGAACTTTGTCACAATGCGACGAGTTTTAACGAGGGTCATAAACAGAGTTTTGATGAGCGAGCTGTTCGCTCCGTCGACGATGACCTTTGAAGCGGAGATTCACTCCTATGGCCGCCGAAAGCTGGTGAGTTTAGATCCTCAAACAGCCTGGAGCACACTGATCTGGCAGATGTTGGTTTAATTCAAAGTTTTCTGTAGTTTACTGCGTTATAAATACCAACAGTGAGCTCCTACCAGAGATGGATCAATTTAAGAATAGTTGTAGGTTTGGTCAAACTGTCTATCCCATAATACAAATCTGAAAACACTTTCTGAGTTTATTATTACCTCTTTTATTTTCGGCAAAATCTTCTTTTAgtcaaactaatttaaaacCCTGTTTTCAATGTTAAAATTGTAGCTCTTACAGTGGTGTTCATCCCgtatctgctgtttttattgttctgctcTATTTATTCACAATTGTAAATTTATACCTAACTTTGGTAGGActaactttctttctttttgtaattcAGACAGGAAAAATAGATTTGTCATTAGGCTTTAAGTTTCAAAGAAGTggagaaatgacattttctgtgaagaTGATGAGtgaatactgagtgctgaagaagctgaaactgcagctgaatcTCGTTcaaactaaaagtaccaaaagggtACGTAAATCTATaactagcaaaaggctatctaCAATCTAAAAGTAGCCAATTGGtagctgaaaggagcaaaatgctaaaactagcagaaggctagctgaaagctaaatgtagcacattaactaaaaactaaaccGAGCAAAAGGCTATCTAATAGTAGctgaatggtagctaaaaggtaaatgtagcttaaaatgacaaaaacaaagcaagtatgcagtaaaatgctagctaaaagaaaaaatatcaaaaggttAGCTGAAGGTTAATGTTGCAAACAATAGCTTAAAGCATAAAGTAGCATAAcgatagctgaaagctaaatttagcagaacagttgataaaagttaaatgtagcaaaagtaACAGTAGCAGAACAATAATAAGAATACTAAAGTCAAAAGAGAAGAGAATGTGTTTAAGGGATTGAAGAGAGCTCAaagtatttctatggggaaaatatttgtaaatagttttgaaaagtataaaagttgcaaaaaccaaaagttacAGCACCCTTCTCCTGAATCAGCCGAACGTTTGGATATTTGAAAGGCTAAAATAACAGGCAGAGAATgtacagaataataaaacaacagtctggatgctgactcagcgttcacacagtaaatgttttgtttcataatcAGTCTGAAACGGCGACGGCGGCTGCAGAGCTAAACATCTGTCCTTGTGTGTCCGTCAGGTGGTGGGGCTGGGGAACCCGGGGATGGAGGGGACCAGACACAGCGTTGGGATGGCGGTGCTCGGCGCGCTCGCTGCCCGGCTCGGCGCGGCCGACCGTTGGCGTGGTGACCGCCACGTGGCCGGTGAGGTCATCCTGTCGGAGGTCCAGGACACTCGTGTGGTGCTGCTCCGTCCCAGGCTGCTGATGAACATCAGCGGAGCGTCCGTGGCCAAAGCAGGTGAGCTCATCCCTGTCAAAagattcattttgtgtttgaggTTTTTTCATTGTTCCTACAACACAGATCTAACTGTGACTGATCTGAAAACTGGCTTCTCTTTCATCtacagtaaaatgttgttttatttttagcccaTTAAGTAGGTTTGAGGTGGCGTAACCCGAACCCCAAGCCCATCATTCTGTTGATCTAAAAGTCTGTCCTCTTTTCCAGCTGATAAATACGGCATCAAACCTGAAGACATCCTGCTGGTCCACGATGAACTGGACAAACCTCTGGGGAAAATGTCCATTAAGCATGGAGGAAGCGCCAGGTGAGTTTTTGAGTAAAACCTCACCAGTTAACGTTCGAGCAAATCAAACCTGCACTTTCTCCCgtggccagcagggggcagtaaCTTTGATTGCACATAAATACAGTAAACTGGAGCTCTTTGAGAACATTTAACTTCTTCTCATCAGATTTATGAGCTCTGTGGTGTTTTTCTAAGGTTCTAATCtcggtttccttttttttctaactctcTGGGAATTAAACAAGACTGAACAAAAGACAGCATGTGTCACAAAATAAAGATATCAAAcagttttaatcaaatcttCTTCTTCACAGAGGTCACAATGGAGTCCGCTCGTGTGTGGACTGTCTTCAGAGCGATGTAAGAAACTCTACAAACTGTTTTAGGTTGATTTTAACTAAGTTTGTCACTTGATTTATAATTTAAGCTTCAGTGTTTGACTTATTTCTGTTTGTAGTacttttctgaaataaaactgaaaattattcagagaataaagtgtttttgctgaaatgttgaaagaaaagaagagatgaGAGAACTTTAGTCCTCTGTTGACATTAGTTagtaaagcattttaaatgtaGAATTGGAGAAAAATGCAGGAAAGTGCTGAACGACTGAAATTTTTTGATGAAtgaattaaagttaaaacatcagaacagaaactaaaatcatcaagacagtagctaaaagctaaatggatcataaggaaacaaaaatagaggAAGTATGCTTAataagtagatttcaaagaacgatggtttttaaagaattaaagagatctcagtgtagttctgtctgtaaaatatttgtacttaaagttaaataattttaaaaaatgataaaagctacaaatactAAACATCGTAGCACGCTGTTCCTGATCGAACCAAAGAGTTTTGATCTATGAAGAATGACATCACAGAAAGAAGCTGGAAGTTTGATCAGAAAATACGTGAAAAAGAAACTCTAAACAGGAAAACGATGTAAAAACTTGAAAACATGTAGATATATTTTATGATTGAATGGCTGAAACTAAAGCCTGCAGCTGTGGGACGTGTTGTTGGCTGTGAGAAGTAaacttcctgtcctctctcctGCAGGTGATGCTCAGGCTTCGGGTCGGGATTGGCCGGCCAGCAGGGAAAACGTCAGTGGAGCGTCACGTCCTGAGCAGGTTTACCTCCGAGGAGCAGAAGGTTCTGGACTCGGTTCTGGTCCAGAGCGTGGACCTCCTCCTCTCCCAGCTCTCCCCGCCGGACTCCCAGTCTGCCTCCTCGCCAGCAGGGGCCAGACGAGCAGCGCAGCACAGGAAACAGAGGGAACCATCAGCTTCACCTCCTGAAGACTCTGCAGCTGCTCGGAGCTGAAGCTGAACTTTTAACTTATTTCAGACGTATTTGATCTTAGAGGAGACGGGCCAGATGGGTTTGTTGCTGCAAAGACTGATGCACAAACTGGACTTTTCAACTTTTAGGGAAATTGAACTGAAACTCTTCGTCTTTTGTCTCTGActgaaaagtttaaactgaatttatcaAAGAGAGAGAAGCTCCCGACGATCAGATGCTCGTTAGCTGTGAGGTcaggttgccatggtgacgcCAAGTGGAGATCATTGTATCTGATTAGGGCTGAAAAAAGTCACTGGCGCTGgaaaaaactataattttatTGACACCATTTTACAGCGATTAGCACCACAAGGCGTTcctgtgtttctgctgtttggtgAAAATAAACGTGCAGTCGAGTTGTGTTTCCGTATAAATccgtcttttgttgtttttctctttattgcGTGCTTCATGAAAGGCGGGACCCTGAAGTCTTCGACCTGAGCGAGGAGACTGACCGTCAGGAAATTCAATCTGAAAGGAAAGACTGCAGGAGAACTCACACATTATGTTTAAGGTCTATAATTCTTTCCTCCAGCCCCTGCAGGAGATTAACATTCAAAGGATTTTTAATGTTGGATTTAAGGCTGAAATATATTTTCAGCCTTGAATCATTGaagttatttgttgtttttttttactttatcttCCGCTGCTGAAGGCGAAGGCAGAGTGGTGATGCTTTTATCCTTATCTGTgcgcctgttagcaaaacatctcgtgaaccactggacagatttaacaaaaccctcagaaattaatcactaaacgtacgtctacaaccgattaaactttggagtcaacctgattcacgACGGCCGTGAAAGCAAAGCAATCAAAGCAAAACCAGAACTGGAGAAACCTGTCAGCTTTACAGGTgctgagctcaaatctggtgtggtagtagctgagactcatcctcataATATACTCAGAGCTGTAGCATGTCTCATGCAATTTCACTACATTGCATGAGGTCATGTACAATTTATACCTTCGTCTCTTTTCAGCATAAAatggtttcagtttaaaactctggtatgaaaggcggagggcgatatgcattcggcttttatttttctggcctaataaagtctgaaaactgaaccaaaacaagCCCTGTTCTCTTAAAGCTCCGTCTTCTGTTTGTGACAGAGGGTTCATGTCCCTGGAACAGACGTTTCTCCTCACACTCTGCTCCTCATTTTATTCTCAACGCCGTGGCTCTTTTGACTTAAAACATATTGATTTCCCCACCCGATTGTCACACTAATTACATTCTACATCAATTAGTTGCCCTTAATGAGAAGCATCCCTTACATTCTCACACTGCAGAGGATGCCTGCAGAGGGACCGAGGACTTCTGCGGGGgaggtgacacacacacacacaaataaataaagccagAAAAGAGCATATAAAACAGCGGAAAGAGGCTGACGAGCCGCTGAAAGAGGAAAATCAGCACAAAGGAGGCCTGTAGATTGGGATGGAGGGGTGAAGAAGAAAGGCAGGCGAGAAACAAAAGGGGGCAAACATTGTTTAGACCCAGTTTGTGTGGGGGCCTTctgtcctgctgcagctccGAGTCACAATAGCTGCACGGACACACTTGTGGACATGAGCAGAGGGGAGGATGGGGACCCCCACCCTCCAAAAACCTCCCGCTTTCTGTGCTGTGACCCTGTTGAACCACCCTCTGCCTCCATCAGGCCACTTTCCCAGCCTCTCCTCCGCTTTAGGAGGCTTCACGAGCGGCTTCAATAACTTTTCTTctgcaggggtcagaggtcagcagcaGGCTGGACACCCAGGCCTTTAGAGAAGACCTGAAATTTATTCAGGGATGGGACCCTCAACCAACAAATCTCCCCCCCCTCGATTCTCCGGCCAGGAGAAGCTGCACCATGGGGGGTCTGCAGgggcacaaaacacacacaccctgactCCAGCGGTGGTGAGGAGGCTAATTCAGACAAAACTCACCgactttcactttttaaaacctgaatcAATATTTCCATTTGTGTTAGTCGTcgtttcattcattcatcacttttctgcctttcatggcagaattTTCAACCATGATAATCTTatcttgaaaaatgacaaagttttagcctttttggtcagatcttgaaaataactttacatACAATCGCATGTGATATTGCTAAATCTCTctcaatctgttagcgctcagagtatgtgttggagattaCTCTCAGCTGTTACCACGGCACATTTACCTCAATATCTATTAAACTGcctgagttacagctatttttgtgtttgctaatgttgattagctgtagcagccatcttgaaatgggttgtctccaaaactTAGTCACCTGTAGATGTACGTCtagtgagagtttcattgaaatctgctcATTGGTTCGtgaaaatattttgccaacagactcACAAACGAGCACAGtcagttacatgattgcccacctttcacctTTCTAAAGTGGGGGGGggatttaaattaattaaatgtgttCCTTTAATCTGCAGAAATCGATCAACTTTAGGGCattttgatcaaaaataaaaaaagaatttgtgtCCAACTGGAAGCAAAAACAGCAAGTTTGATGACAATTGTTgcgtttttacagaaatttttCACAAATAGTGTTAATTGTGTTTAAACATCAGGACCTTTTGCTTAATTTAAACTGCAGGAATTACAGCGTTAATCAAATCTTCCTGGTTGGGAGATACTGTGGAGAAGATCTGCCACCTTTAAGGTGGAGCTTTCAGGGACGACCGTTCCTGAATGGCTGAATTCTCCCAGCGTCTCACCTGAACCCTTCAGTCCTCCTTCAATCCCATTAAAGTTCATTccaaaacacaaactccaaCATAAATAAGGTTATTCTGAATGAGGTGCAGTTTGGAAGCATTTactctttttagtttttcagatataaCGTGCAATTCTGAAATTCAAAgacacttaatgtaaacaaaacacttggcTGAATCGTCCAAAAACCACGC is a genomic window containing:
- the ptrh1 gene encoding probable peptidyl-tRNA hydrolase, which encodes MSRIKKDSFVSKLGRFLTRFIYQILNFVTMRRVLTRVINRVLMSELFAPSTMTFEAEIHSYGRRKLVVGLGNPGMEGTRHSVGMAVLGALAARLGAADRWRGDRHVAGEVILSEVQDTRVVLLRPRLLMNISGASVAKAADKYGIKPEDILLVHDELDKPLGKMSIKHGGSARGHNGVRSCVDCLQSDVMLRLRVGIGRPAGKTSVERHVLSRFTSEEQKVLDSVLVQSVDLLLSQLSPPDSQSASSPAGARRAAQHRKQREPSASPPEDSAAARS